Within the Mustela lutreola isolate mMusLut2 chromosome 2, mMusLut2.pri, whole genome shotgun sequence genome, the region aaataaggcagTGCCTATTTTAGGCAGGCTGGGGGGATATGTAGCCTGCCATGCTGACAGTCAGGGGAATAGTGTGcttggaggaggaagcagcttgtgcaaaggccctgaggtgggatgCTGCCTGGCGCGTGGAAGGAAATGGGCACTCCGCGCCTGGCGCACAGTAGGCCCGTGGTTGACtggctttcctctcttcctcagtGCGACTGGGACCGGGCGGCCACCTGCACCTGCGCATCGCCCTGGCGGACCTGACCGAGGGGCTCCCCGCAACCTCCCGCCTGCATCAGGCGCTGCTCAGGCTGTCGCCAACGGAGCCCAGCTCGTGGGACGTGACTCGGCCGCTGCAACGTCAGCTCAGCCTTGGAGGTTCCAGGGCCTCCGCACTACACCTACGACTGCTGCCTCGGTTGAACCGGTTGCGAGCAACGTTACCTTCCGCACGTCCCCAGCTTGAGCTGCATTGGCGGCCAAGCGCGGCCAGGGGGCGCCGCGACGCGCATGCGCACGCCGGAGACGGTTGCCCCCTCGGGGAGGGACGCTGTTGCCGCCTGCAAAGCCTGCGCGCGTCGCTCGAGGACTTGGGTTGGGCCAACTGGGTGGTGGCGCCTCGCGAGCTAGACGTGCGCATGTGTATTGGCGCGTGCCCAAGCCAGTTCCGGTCGGCTAACACGCACGCGCAGATGCAGGCGCGCCTGCACGGCCTGAATCCCGAAGCCGCGCCTGCGCCATGCTGCGTGCCCGCCAGCTATGAGCCGGTGGTGCTCCTGCACCAAGACAGCGACGGTCGCGTGTCGCTTACGCCCTTCGACGATCTCGTAGCCAAGGACTGCCACTGTGTATGAGCGGTGCTGGTCTTTTACTTACGGCTCGTGAGCAATGGAAGCGACCTCAGAGATCCTTGTCTGTCGAATGGGCTTGTGGGACCTGAGATACCCGATTTCCCACCTCTGCTGTCAACCCCCCCTTCCCACACCTCTGTATTTAtaagtttgtatttattattaatttattgggATGCTCTCTGTGGGGactggagggctggggagggctaGTCTGACGGTGTGCACTTATTTAAAACTGTGGTAATAAAAGTGAAGGTGTTTGACCTGAACCCCGTGGTGTCCAGGATGGAGCTGGTGACCTTGGGAGGAATCTTCCCCTCCCTGGCCTCAGTTCTTAGAGCCCTAttgggggctcgattccaggaccctgagactatgacccaagctgaaggtagagcttaatccactgagccacctaggcgttcTTCCCTGGCCTCAGTTCTTACAGGGCACCTGTCTCTTActgtccttctgcctctctctgcatTGGAGTCACCTTTCCAAACACAGGCAGCCCGAGTCATGTCCATCTGCAGCCAAGTGTATCGTGTGTGATGTTGCCTCCAACCCAGAAGAGTCCCATCACTTCTATTTGGGGCATCTCCCTCCATGTTAATGGTACctctattctttcatttaaaaagagcAAGGGTGGTGTGGGGGGCACCGCCTGTGCAGCTAGGACAGCTGGGAGTTATGGGGCTCTGCCTGTGCTTGGTTTGCACCAGTCCACAAGCAACAGCATGGCAGCCATCCCCTCTAGCTGCTCACTGGTCACCACCCATGGTCATTACCAGCGCTATCTGTGATCCATTTTCAGCAACAGCTCACGCGGAAGTGCAGAGTACCCTGGGGAAGCCATCCCTCAGCACCCTGGTCTCCCCAGAGCTGACCCGGGTCACTGGTGGGCGAGCTTCTTTTTCAGGAAGTCCTCTCTCCCATACATGGCTTCAGTGTTAGAGTCCCCAGAACTCTCAGGATCTCTCCAGGCCTCCAGAAACATAATCACCTGTGACTTGGTTCTGGAAGCCATGAGGAAGCAGCTCCGTGGCCAGCCTGGCAaagccaactccccaccccaGTCCTGTGGCCACCCCGAGCCACCAGGCCTCAGGCAGCGCTGGGCTCATCAGAGCCCTTCCCCTCtcttcacctcccctcccccagacaaGGCCGGCTGCAGCAAGCAgaagcagtttttttttcttctttttttttttttaatatcaaaacaGCAAAACACCAAAAAGGAAGTTGAGAGAACCCCACTCTTCACTATCCAAGCCACATGCATGCTCTCCTGACACCCCATAACTGGGTGCCCTGCACCAAGTGGAAAAGTAACTCCAAGCAGTCagttaaaaaagggaaaaaaaaaaaaagggaggaaatagATATGTTGTGAAGAACATTTTCATGCACATGGCATCTCCCATTTTATCTAGTCTTTCTACTTAGGATCTTGGAATCTCCGAGATGTGCCAGGtcagccccctccccacagccaccTGCCTGTCCACCCTGAGAATCTCCAAAGGGAAAGGTTATGGGGCCTGGGGGACCTGCTTGCAGCAGTGAGTGAGGTGTGTAGCCTGTGAATGCTGCCACCCAGAGGCAGACTTGAATGTAAGTACCTCTGAATGTATTCAGCAAATGACAGCTTTGTGCCAGACCTTGACTGGGCCACTCAGGACACAGGAGGAACAAGACAGGCAAAAGCATTCCATCTGAGCCAGTTGAGTGAGGAAGACAAGTGAGTACAAAGAGAAATACTAAGAAGGTGGTGGATTGTGGTAGGAATTGTGCTGAGGAGTCAACCTGGGGAATGCATTAATGAGTGAAGAGGTGCTGTagatgggggggaggggtcaTCTGAACCGAGACCTGGAGGAAGAACAGGACTCGGGGGACAGGTGGGGAATGGGCATTTGTGGAAGTcagaacagcaggtgcaaaggccctggggtggaaaTGAGCTTAGTGTTCAGAGGCAAAACTGTTGAAGATGGGGCCAGTGGGGTGGGCGGGGGCCAGAATCCACCGGTGGTGGTGAGGGGTGTGGGTGTGTTTGAAGAGCCAAGGGTAGATGTGAAGGGTTGGGAGCTGGGGAGGGCTGTGATCTGATTTACCCTGGAGGTGAAGAAGGCAAATGATCAGGGACAATAGTGGGCATTAGAACAGTGTCTAGGGTGGGGACGCAGGGGTTCAAGGAAGCTAAAGACCCTTACAGGTTCCCTCTCCCACCTCAGATCATTCCCAAGTTCTGGGGAACCCAAGAAAGGCTCAAAATTAAGCTCAATTCCAGGGTCCCCCAAAGCTAACAGATGCCCTGTAAGCATCTCCCCAAATATCAGCTGTTGCCTTTGCTGAACATTGTAATACCTGTGTGCATATTCGTATCTCTAGTTGCAATTTACCAAGCTGGTCCCCCTGCCCAGTATTCGTGTCCTCTCCACTTCTCAAACACTTACACATCCTTCAAAACCCACTCCATGTTTCCTTCTTATGCACAGCCGTTTCCAAACTCTTTCGTTTGTCTCCCTCTGGAGCCCTtggccccatccctccctccagcccaggcTTAACCTTTCAGGACCGAGGGTGTCTGTGTCCAGCTGTCTCGCCTATACTGGAGGATTGACAGGAGCCAGGCTGGGAGCCCCTGACAAGAAACCCAGCTGAGGCACGAGTTTGGAAAAAAGTCCTGAAATACACAGAGCTCTGGGAGTGATTAACTCTGCCTGAGGAGGAACCGAGAAAGGCCTCAGTAGAGTGGCATTGAACCTGGCCTTGAAGGATGAGTTAAGACATCTCAGCTTATTAAGCTAAAGCAGCTACAGCGACTAGTTGCCTTgttgtacagatggggaaactaagggCCTGTTAGTGGCAGAGTCCAGACTTGGACCCATGCCTTCTGACACTCAGACCAGGGTTCTGCATCTGTATTAAGATGTTTaagagtgaggggcgcctgggtggctcagtgggttcaggtcatgatctcagggtcctgggatcgaatcccgcattgggctctctgctcagcagggagcctgcttctctctctctctctctctctctctgcctgcctctctgtctacctgtgatctctctctgtcaaataaataaataaaatcttttaaaaaaataaaagatgtttaagagtgagaaaaaaatggaaggagatGGCATTCTGGGCAAAAGGAATGGCATGGGCAAATGGAAATTTCAGGAGTGAGGTGGGCTAGGTGGTGAGGAGGCCTAGACCAGAAGAACAGAAGAGGGTAGTGATAGTGAGGTGAGTAGGGCAGAATTACGCAGGCCTCAACCACCAGGCTGAAGTCCTGGGGGAGGGTAATGGGGAGCCACGGAgggtgtgtgagcaggggaggggcacagtCCCATTCATAAGTTATAATGATCCCTTGGGGCTGGTGTGGGCTGCCCTGGGAGCTGAGCCGGGGTACCAAATGGCTGGGAACAGGGCCTGAAAGGGACAGAGGGGACGGACCAAGAGTGGGGAACAATTCGGGAATCTCTCAGAGAATCTGGTTTGGGGAGCTTAGGGAATCCCCACCTCAAAGAACCCACTTGCCCTGAGCCAGCAGCTTTGTGAGCCCTACGGCATTTATTAAGCTCAGTCTGCACACCAAGGGTGATGACAGAGTTCACGAACTGACCCCTCCTGTCGCCATACCGGagcctctcctcttccccttccagcAGCTTAGGGAgctgagaagcagagcagggactGGAGAGGGAGCTGAAGAACCTCCCTGGGGCCTCAGCGACGGTCCTTCCCTGTCCCCATTCCTCAGGTGGGAAGACTGAGGCCAGGGAAGAGTCAGAATGCCCCGAAGTTACATAGAAGGCAGCAGGCTGGAGTTCAGGGCATCAGAGGCTTAGCGCCCAGGGATCACATACTCCTCCTCATCCAGCGGGGTCTTGCGCAATGACTGCAGGTTGCAGTAGACAGGCTGGGAGGCATGGTCCGGGCCCTCGTAGTTCATGTAGAAGTCGCTATCCTCTGATGGGTGAGCCCTGGGGAGACGGATaaacaggaggaggagggctCTTAGGGGTAGGTACGTCAGCTTTGAGAGGCAAAGAAAGCTCTGGGCGCCTGAGTCCCCTCCTAGTATTTAcataggaggaaactgaggtacacgGCAGTATTCTCCCAGCCTCCCAACTTTGTCTGAGGAGAAGAGGTGGAGGCCAGGGATTCAGTCCCTTCTGGTTAagtctccccttcccccccaccccccatcacgAATGGAATCCATGGAAGATTCCATGGATTCAGCATTGTAATGCTCTGGTCCGAGGACCTCAAGCCCATGGTCAAATTGTTTCCTTCCTTAAAGTTGAGATAGTTGCTCACTTTTTACATTgaagtctagatttttttttttttaatcttaactctaatttttcagtttccttttcaaaaatcaGAAGCTCTGGTCACACCAAAGACATGGACACAGTGGCTAGGGCCAAACCAGTGCCCTTTCAGCTGGGAGTTGTTTTCATTAGATTCTCTAAAACAAGACACTTTGTGACCTCAATACAAAAACAATTTGGAGTCTTAGTTTCTGAATCCATAAAACTGGTGTAGGAGAAGATAGCTTCTTAGTGATGTCTAACTGTATATGGCAGAGAAGAACATCCTCttaacccctccaccccccacccccaaaaaaaacTCTCCTGCTTCTAGAACATTTTAACTCTATTCTCTGTTGGGTAGCTGATACCCATCAACTActcatcttttaagaaaaaaatcaacccaaaCACATAAAAGCTTGTCCACAGATAAGAATAGAAATCAAACTCATATTTGCCTCACATTTGCTATGATCTTGGGCCAGTCACTCCCCTGCCTCCCAGAGCCTCCATTGATACAAGTAGGGTGAGAATGACAGATCCCGTTCTAAACAATGCCTTTGGTGGAGACTGATCCTGAGGCTTTGGTGACATTGAGGCAGAAGTGAGCATCACAGCCCAAGACACCTTAGGGAGATGAGTGTATAGGACTCCCTCCTCCAGGCCACTTCTGCCTTTGAGCTCTATTTGCATCTGCTTTGCATATCCTCTCATTTCTCACCCACAGCTTCCCACCAGCCTCCCCACTTTGTGGATTCCCCTACTCACACCCATCCATGACTCTGTTCCATTCCTGCCTGGATTCTCCCAGGCCCCTCTAGCCTCAGCTCTCAGGTCTTGCCTTCTCAAACTGATTCACAGAAGAGTCTCCATTCTCTCCCACCTCCAGGCCTTCACCCCTGTGGGGGCTGCCTCCTGCAGCAACTCCTTTCATTCCCTCACCCAACCTGGAAAAGCTGAACCCATCCAGCTAAGTCCAGCCAAGTCTGGAGGTATCAGGGCTTTGTGGGGGAGAGAAGGACACAGCTTTCTGAGCCTCTCTAGTGTCAAAGGGATATGTGGAAAGGGGagctgtccccattttacagagactGAAAGAGAGGCTCAGAGATAGCCCTGGGTCACACAGAATCTAAGCCCAGGCCACCGACTACTTCTGCAAAGCCCCTACTCTGCCTAGAAcacttgcttcctctctccccatccttggccaCCAGAAACTCAAGTTTGCAGGTCACGAAGGAGGAAACTTGTCTCATATACAAGAACTCGCTTAATTCTTATCCCAACTCTATTAGGTGGGggctgttattatccccattttacagatgagaaaacggagGCACTGAGGTAAATCGACTGGCTTACAAGAGGTGGCACCAGGATTTGAACCCCGGCCATCTGGTTCCAGAGTCTTACAGACAGATCTGAATCACTCACCCATGTTCGGCCCACTGGTGCCCGGCAGCTGGCTGGCCCACGAACACATTCTCATAGTCGGGGGTGCAGGGTCTGGGCACGGCTGCTGCTGGGGGCTTAGGGCTGAGGCCCCGGCTACTGTATCTCGGCTGCTTGCCAGAGCCAGACCGAGAACCATCCTGAGCAGCCCTTGTTTTGTTCACGTCCCGTTTACTGATCCTCCCACGGCCCCAGAGTCTCCAGGCCAGCACTAGGCCAGCAATGGCGAGCCCCAGGAGCAGGCTCCCACTGGCCACCAGTGCCCCGATGACCGATAAGGATAGGCCAGGGGGGCAGCCAGCCTCCAGGAAGGAGGAGACATTGTGCCAGCCATCAGTAGCTGTGTCCCAGCACTGGAGAGGTAGCCAGCCAGAGCAGTTGTCCTGTCGGATCTGGTGCCAGGATACTAGGACACAGCTGCAGTCAGCCTTCAGGTCAAGCGTACAGCGCAGGGCCAGCTCCCCATCCACGCGTTCCAGTGGGTTGTTCGTCACATCAAGGACACTCAGGTTTCCCAGCAGTTTAAAGAAGAGCGGTGGTAGCTCTCGAAGACCATTCCCAGACAGGATAAGGTGGAGCAGGCTCCTGGCCTGCAGAGACTGGTTCTGGGGCAGTCTGAGGCCTTGGCCACTGAAATTCAGGCATGTGTCTTTGAACTCTGTGTTCCAGTCCATGTTCCCAGACGACACGTTGCAGGAAAATGCTTGGCTGCCTGGATCCTGCAGGAGCAGTGGCAACAACAGCATCCACGCCAGGGAGCCCCCCATTCAAGCAACCTAGGCAGAGACACCAGAATCAAGGCCCGGACCTTAGCCTGTGGTCACCTCACCCTCACCGcctgtgttttattattattcttattgttATTACTATCATCTCAGAGTGGCCCAGGCTGTTTCTGAAATGGTAAAACGCGGGCCCTCGCTTGGCGCCCCTCTGGTTGGCTCTAGCCTCTGGCCTCAGTCGCCCCCTCTGGGGAATGGGTACGTAATCCCGGTGCCTGATGGTGCTGGAAAGCAGGAAAACCCGGTCCAGtcagcccctccccttctcccattgGAATCCCTTCTGGTTaagtctccccttctcccccaccccccatcacgAATATTTCAGGCGCCCTCATTGGTCAAGACGGGACCATATGCAAAATAAGAGGTTGCCCCGGAAACGGCCTGCAGGGGGCCGCGCTAATTGTTTCACAGAAAACTGCGGGGTGCTGGGAGTCTCAGGCTGGGGTTGGACGGGGCTGCCGTAAGGAAGCCCCTCCAGTCTGGCTTGAGGTCCCTTCCCGGACCCAAGTTCTAGCGCGTTCGTTCTGGTCCCACTGCCACGCTCTTGCCTCGGCGGTGCTGGAAGGATCTGGGGCGGGAGGGGCTGCGTGGTGGCTCACCTGGACGTGGGGGCCGAA harbors:
- the GDF15 gene encoding growth/differentiation factor 15, which produces MTDEGIRLTMLKSNLPTLVLLRTAGPSDLALLLLFRAQLARHSWTRAPHSSPMLPVLLMFSWLPLGGALSLAQERLPAFPGPSDAHSSTDISRAQEFRKHYEHLQTRLRLNQSWGDSNSDLNLTAPVRILTPKLRLGPGGHLHLRIALADLTEGLPATSRLHQALLRLSPTEPSSWDVTRPLQRQLSLGGSRASALHLRLLPRLNRLRATLPSARPQLELHWRPSAARGRRDAHAHAGDGCPLGEGRCCRLQSLRASLEDLGWANWVVAPRELDVRMCIGACPSQFRSANTHAQMQARLHGLNPEAAPAPCCVPASYEPVVLLHQDSDGRVSLTPFDDLVAKDCHCV
- the LRRC25 gene encoding leucine-rich repeat-containing protein 25, whose amino-acid sequence is MGGSLAWMLLLPLLLQDPGSQAFSCNVSSGNMDWNTEFKDTCLNFSGQGLRLPQNQSLQARSLLHLILSGNGLRELPPLFFKLLGNLSVLDVTNNPLERVDGELALRCTLDLKADCSCVLVSWHQIRQDNCSGWLPLQCWDTATDGWHNVSSFLEAGCPPGLSLSVIGALVASGSLLLGLAIAGLVLAWRLWGRGRISKRDVNKTRAAQDGSRSGSGKQPRYSSRGLSPKPPAAAVPRPCTPDYENVFVGQPAAGHQWAEHGAHPSEDSDFYMNYEGPDHASQPVYCNLQSLRKTPLDEEEYVIPGR